In the genome of Lacerta agilis isolate rLacAgi1 chromosome 2, rLacAgi1.pri, whole genome shotgun sequence, one region contains:
- the TRNT1 gene encoding CCA tRNA nucleotidyltransferase 1, mitochondrial, with product MWHHLLLLGCKAGVPFSPRSSTGVKILWRCLFTMKLESSEFQSLFTPGLKSVAELFDKAKYELRIAGGAVRDLLNGMKPQDVDFATTATPTEMKEMFQAAGVRMINNRGEKHGTITARLHEENFEITTLRLDLVTDGRHAEVEFTTDWEKDAERRDLTINSMFLGLDGTLYDYFNGYDDLKNNKVRFVGHANQRIQEDYLRILRYFRFYGRIAEKPGHHEPDTLEAIRDNAKGLAGISGERIWVELKKILVGNHVNHLIRLMYELDVAGYIGLPVNGSLQEFDTVCKNVQNLFPKPMTVLTSLLKVPDDVSKLDLRLKISKDEKNLALFLLKHRRDLVKAADTTEPLKPYQEFIIDSREVDSASRICELLKYQGEGLLLKEMQQWSVPTFPVSGHDIRKMGISSGKEIGILLQQLRDTWKKSGYQMGKEELLSRVKNKD from the exons ATGTGGCATCACCTGCTCCTTCTCGGCTGTAAAGCAGGTGTTCCCTTCTCCCCACGCAGCAGTACAGGGGTTAAAATCCTGTGGCGGTGTTTATTCACCATGAAACTAGAGTCCTCGGAATTCCAGTCCCTCTTTACACCAGGACTGAAGAGCGTTGCAG AATTATTTGACAAAGCAAAGTACGAATTGAGGATAGCAGGAGGTGCAGTAAGGGACTTACTTAATGGAATGAAACCACAAGATGTTGACTTTGCCACCACTGCTACTCCTACTGAGATGAAGGAAATGTTCCAAGCGGCAGGTGTCCGAATGATCAACAACAGAGGGGAAAAACATGGAACTATCACTGCCAGG CTCCACGAGGAGAACTTTGAAATTACCACACTTAGACTTGATCTGGTTACTGATGGGAGACATGCGGAAGTGGAATTTACAACTGACTGGGAAAAAGATGCCGAGAGGAGAGATCTCACAATCAATTCTATGTTCTTAG GTTTGGATGGAACACTTTATGATTATTTCAACGGCTatgatgatttaaaaaacaacaaagtcAGATTTGTCGGACATGCAAACCAGAGAATACAAGAGGATTACCTAAGAATTCTGCGATACTTCAG ATTCTATGGACGGATTGCAGAAAAACCTGGCCACCACGAACCTGACACTCTGGAAGCAATCAGAGATAATGCCAAAGGTTTGGCTGGAATATCGGGCGAGAGGATTTGGGTGGAGTTGAAAAAAATTCTTGTTGGAAACCATGTTAATCATCTCATCCGCCTAATGTACGAACTGGATGTGGCTGGCTATATAG GATTACCTGTTAATGGGAGCTTGCAGGAATTTGACACAGTCTGTAAAAATGTTCAGAATCTCTTTCCAAAACCAATGACCGTTCTAACATCACTGTTAAAGGTGCCAGACGACGTCTCAAAACTGGACCTAAGGCTGAAAATTTCAAAAGATGAAAAAAACCTTGCGCTGTTTCTGCTGAAGCACAGGAGAGACTTGGTCAAAGCTGCTGATACCACAGAGCCACTCAAACCATATCAAGAATTCATTATAGAT TCAAGGGAGGTTGACTCGGCATCCAGAATCTGTGAGCTTCTGAAATACCAAGGAGAAGGACTTCTTCTGAAGGAAATGCAACAGTGGTCTGTCCCTACCTTTCCTGTAAGTGGCCATGACATAAGAAAAATGGGTATTTCATCCGGGAAAGAAATCGGGATACTCTTGCAGCAATTACGGGACACATGGAAAAAGAGTGGATACCAGATGGGAAAGGAAGAACTCTTAAGCCGTGtaaaaaataaagattaa